Proteins encoded within one genomic window of Plasmodium relictum strain SGS1 genome assembly, contig: PRELSG_00_v1_194, whole genome shotgun sequence:
- a CDS encoding fam-h protein yields the protein MNRKNKIIFISNFRMHPRYYSYVTKGFNDTYVSTLKIYNKRGKKKILYFLIKFFILTLSIWILQCSNNWDSCKSWNYKNKLNNISDLGYGRSLAECSDTTKQTKSELKFCEQQDMIEEHLEVWDKQSQIDENVDVEQGSEIETKEKNKKVKFKERILDKCKNNLKLASLFLSISLLLSSFSLYLVEIFTDEYIENIKLFLFTLSFLITSTVLTYERIEIKYKNKS from the exons atgaacaggaaaaataaaattatttttatctccAATTTTAGGATGCATCCTAGATACTATTCCTATGTAACTAAAGGTTTTAATGATACATATGTATcaacattaaaaatatataataaaagagggaaaaaaaaaatattatattttcttataaagttttttatACTCACCCTTTCAATTTGGATATTACAATGTTCTAATAAT TGGGATTCTTGTAAATCAtggaattataaaaataaattaaataacatATCAGATTTAGGATACGGAAGATCATTAGCAGAATGTAGCGACACAACAAAACAAACAAAAAGtgaattaaaattttgtgAACAACAGGATATGATAGAAGAACATCTAGAAGTATGGGATAAGCAAAGTCAAATAGATGAAAATGTAGATGTAGAACAAGGAAGTGAAATAGAGacaaaagagaaaaataaaaaagtaaaatttaaagaaagaaTCTTAGATAAATGcaaaaacaatttaaaattagCTTCTTTATTTCTTTCTATTTCCTTATTATTGTCTTcgttttcattatatttagtAGAGATATTTACGGATGAATATATTGAAAACATTAAACTCTTTTTATTTAccttatcttttttaataacttCAACTGTTTTAACATATGAACGAATTGAAATAAAgtacaaaaataaatcttaa